One window from the genome of [Clostridium] celerecrescens 18A encodes:
- a CDS encoding BadF/BadG/BcrA/BcrD ATPase family protein: protein MNRPFVIGMDGGGTSTTVMVAGLHGDLLKSFRLGPLNINGQSREAAEHTLMDLKRELETSGMNMSDCRGICIGAAGISNRDTAELLNRNLKQQGMQGVIRLVGDHETALAGALEDPAGVILIAGTGSICYGINETGAKFRAGGYGHIIDDAGSAYAIGRDILKAVVRSSDGRQGQTVLKEITFRYLKMDSVEDLITWLYQPGRSKKEIAALAPLLEEGIREKDSASAGILDHCGEELAELAGAVLTHFQSPVPLVVSGSVLIKNDEIYRLFCEKAKERFPQLEIIKMRGEAAQGAVRIILRETAERNGYETIPGN from the coding sequence TTGAACAGACCGTTTGTAATAGGAATGGATGGGGGCGGGACCTCCACCACTGTAATGGTAGCCGGACTTCATGGTGATTTGCTGAAAAGTTTTCGTTTAGGGCCTTTAAACATCAACGGACAGTCCCGGGAAGCGGCAGAACATACGTTGATGGATTTAAAGAGAGAACTGGAAACGTCAGGTATGAATATGAGTGACTGCAGAGGAATCTGCATTGGAGCAGCCGGAATCAGCAACCGGGATACGGCAGAATTGCTGAACCGGAATTTAAAACAACAGGGGATGCAGGGAGTGATCAGGCTGGTGGGAGACCATGAAACTGCCCTGGCAGGGGCGCTGGAGGACCCAGCCGGTGTCATACTCATTGCCGGAACCGGTTCGATTTGTTACGGGATCAATGAGACCGGAGCCAAGTTCCGGGCCGGCGGCTACGGACATATCATTGATGATGCCGGAAGTGCCTATGCCATCGGAAGGGATATTTTAAAAGCAGTGGTGAGGTCATCGGATGGGAGACAGGGTCAGACCGTATTGAAGGAAATAACATTCCGCTATCTAAAGATGGATTCTGTAGAGGACCTAATTACCTGGCTGTATCAGCCAGGGAGAAGCAAAAAAGAGATCGCCGCCCTGGCTCCCCTTCTGGAAGAAGGAATCAGGGAAAAGGATTCGGCTTCCGCCGGGATATTGGATCATTGCGGGGAGGAACTGGCGGAGCTGGCGGGAGCCGTACTGACTCATTTTCAATCTCCGGTCCCCCTGGTCGTAAGCGGAAGTGTATTAATAAAAAACGACGAAATATACCGCCTGTTTTGTGAAAAAGCGAAAGAAAGATTTCCTCAGCTGGAGATCATAAAGATGAGGGGGGAAGCTGCCCAGGGAGCCGTCAGGATCATATTACGGGAGACAGCGGAAAGGAACGGATATGAAACAATACCTGGCAATTGA
- a CDS encoding carbohydrate ABC transporter permease, whose translation MQTAKKRKRLNNDAKWGYVFVFVPIVSFIIFTLYPVVQAAIVSFQSYKPLKTEFVGLANYSNTLKNGLFFKSIWNTAVYTAVTVPISILVAFIISILLVPFKKRSQSFFKAVFYLPGIASGVALSFVWKWIFDPLPSGLLNSVIRAFGIQNQNWLGSSQTAMLSLIIMTIFSGLGSTVIIYVAALLGIDPTYYEVANIDGATFLQRIKYVVWPMVKPTTVFLTITGVINAFQAFQTAYLMTGGGPDHATTMVGLLIFNNAFKYFNYGEACAQALLLAGIIAVFAVFQFKVMAADVEY comes from the coding sequence ATGCAGACAGCAAAGAAAAGAAAGCGGTTAAACAATGATGCCAAATGGGGGTATGTTTTCGTATTCGTGCCCATTGTTTCATTTATTATTTTCACACTATATCCGGTAGTACAGGCGGCGATTGTAAGCTTTCAATCCTATAAGCCCCTAAAAACAGAGTTTGTGGGATTAGCCAATTACAGTAACACATTGAAAAACGGACTTTTCTTTAAATCCATCTGGAACACTGCCGTGTATACGGCCGTAACGGTGCCCATCTCCATCCTGGTGGCATTTATCATCTCCATTCTGCTGGTTCCCTTTAAGAAAAGAAGCCAGTCATTTTTTAAAGCAGTATTTTATCTGCCCGGGATTGCATCGGGAGTAGCTCTCTCCTTTGTATGGAAATGGATATTTGATCCTCTGCCTAGCGGTCTGTTAAATTCGGTGATCCGGGCATTTGGGATCCAGAATCAGAACTGGCTGGGCAGTTCCCAGACGGCCATGCTGTCACTGATTATCATGACAATATTCTCAGGCCTTGGCTCTACTGTCATTATTTATGTGGCTGCATTGCTTGGGATTGATCCCACCTATTATGAGGTCGCCAATATTGACGGAGCAACCTTTTTGCAGAGAATCAAATACGTAGTATGGCCAATGGTCAAACCGACCACTGTTTTTCTGACGATCACCGGAGTGATCAATGCGTTTCAGGCATTTCAGACGGCGTATTTAATGACAGGGGGCGGACCGGATCATGCCACGACCATGGTAGGATTGTTAATATTTAACAATGCTTTCAAATATTTTAATTATGGGGAAGCATGTGCACAGGCATTGTTATTGGCAGGAATCATTGCGGTCTTTGCAGTCTTCCAGTTTAAGGTAATGGCTGCAGATGTTGAGTACTAG
- a CDS encoding CehA/McbA family metallohydrolase, producing MNLRKLLSLFLSVAMCMNLLVVPGFAMKTDSNLTNGYGAERSSGGDNKASPSEADKDTEVDIPEKPEEETGDKGDTGDKGDTGDKGDTGDKGDTGDKGDTGAVKEEASALEPVEEKSALNDISLADHVVISQVYGGGGNSNCIWKSDFIELYNPTDEDVSLDGWSIQWLAKNTFSSYNPVGEGQLTKLSGTIEAGGYYLIKEADGANKDAPELPEPDAEGNINMAQGGGAAALSKSSEKLSGKEDENFVDLVGIGSTANEYETEPTAAMSNSTAAIRKDPAVDTDNNSADFKIGKPEPHNSSYEEGGNQPEETKCKTPVATPAAGQVLKGTQVTFSTATSDAVIEYNTESNDAEEWIVYSNADKLLIEEPVTYYVRAVKEGLEDSEIAEFSYTIREAGKVMTIKDVLALGQNTKDVTVTGELSYLATTYGNPVLQSEIDGSQYSIYIYGAAPDDARIGDILEITGDFQIRYGMPQITSTKDKAKVAVKQDEATIPPVTYTISQIKALAGTADIEKSGLINRVVLIEDVKLGKLNTSGSTPVSDATGTINIYQAAPYPEGVEEGETVDLTAMIGRYNQTIQLYTGTEEKNGFPVYYVKNDTKPPVITLGTYIDARPDQEYPISVQVRDNVGVASVEVLFGSSEAMQDKSLSMTFNQDTNNYEAVIPAENFAKGQQALYIKFKAKDKTGLESVSGIVTIAINDKPQVLAVTPERNKATGDVKAPEISIKLANSGNNPSVSLTLSKADGTAVYTNQSMNLKETAADGTTYAFSPKVLEDGTYNAQVTVVREDKVSFTESWKFTIGKSVFTAYFGQLHGHTNYSDGSGSVGDGLNYLASIPEEDNVQFVSFTDHSNYFDTKDAANPKEALNDPSLMTSESRAIWEEYREQTRAFNETSTRKALSGFEMTWSGGPGHINTFGSAGLVSRNNTTLNDKKNDAGLKAYYDILTADSDPLANLSQFNHPGKTFGTFSDFAYYTPARDSKMVLVEVGNGEGSIGSGGYFPSYNEYTKALDKGWHLAPSNNQDNHKGRWGNANTARTVVITDDLSETGILSALKDMHVYATEDKNLNIMYTLNDQLMGSILDVSEDVKTLNISVSVDDPDPSDVIKSVEVVTNGGAIAGKKEGTGNSGEFTFELPAKKGYYYIRVTQADKNIAVTAPVWYGSAAKAGISSFTCDTDVPVTGEPVKFTVTAFNNEESDATLTKLTFKTGDKVLESEDLNVNLKSLGTYTVNKAFILDKVGVNEIEVTAQMELEGDRKIFSFRLEIDVRDSSKMKYFGIDASHYNEYVNGNYKDSMGNFTALAGDYNIRMVTLYTGEELIAALKDDKYVGILLNAPSRRDGTKLREDYKNYTEEELNAMRAFAKKGGKTIMVCAWSDTYEAYDGFKGDPSKAEDHMSAQQNKILEALGSAFRFADDELQSDSSNDGRVIGILSTDYNQLNPYMTGVEAGLKFNTYGNADIYAVDESGKPVRDSSMLPSGAAPLVYAPADTKSLDKDGVGLSGDALAKLDGRFVLAATQELNFSDGESSTLYLSGCSTMSDFQLTFDSAATNDYSNYQIMANLLEKTNQLQITPIKEVQAAGEGERFIIEGIATSNASGYDKETAFFDSIYMQDHTGGINLFPVSGDIRAGQTIRVFGKTSSYQGERQLAVEKIMVIDPNITELPKPVKETTKEAYEGKNLGSLVMVSGKVISIDAPNNLVETIMLQDESGKPARIFIDGYITKDKVIKDLKIGAYMSAVGLSSRTVIGDSEDSVSRIRVRDRDDVKLAEEPENPENPENPEKPERPSDSDRDRDYGTVTSNVDWKQNARGWQALKKNGTFAKNEWYQCSYNGRLSWYRFDTEGYMISGWYLDADGSWYYMSENHDGTFGAMVKGWRWINGKCYYFNPDNQATQYKYGAMLKNTTTPDGYTVNANGEWIVAGVVQIR from the coding sequence ATGAACTTAAGGAAGCTGTTAAGTTTGTTTCTGTCAGTTGCCATGTGTATGAATCTGTTAGTCGTGCCTGGCTTTGCGATGAAGACAGATTCAAACCTGACAAACGGGTATGGGGCAGAACGTTCCAGTGGGGGAGATAATAAGGCCAGCCCCAGTGAGGCGGACAAGGACACGGAGGTTGACATTCCAGAAAAGCCGGAAGAAGAGACGGGCGATAAGGGAGATACAGGTGACAAAGGAGATACAGGCGATAAGGGAGATACAGGCGACAAAGGAGATACAGGCGATAAGGGAGATACGGGCGCTGTGAAAGAGGAAGCCAGTGCTTTGGAACCTGTAGAAGAAAAGTCCGCACTTAACGACATCAGTCTGGCTGACCACGTGGTAATCAGTCAGGTATATGGCGGCGGAGGCAATAGTAATTGTATTTGGAAGAGTGATTTTATTGAATTGTACAATCCTACGGATGAAGATGTGAGCCTGGATGGGTGGTCAATACAGTGGTTGGCTAAAAACACGTTCAGCTCTTATAATCCTGTAGGCGAGGGACAGTTAACGAAACTTTCAGGGACCATTGAAGCTGGTGGCTACTACCTGATAAAGGAAGCAGATGGGGCGAATAAGGATGCGCCAGAACTTCCAGAACCTGATGCCGAGGGTAACATCAACATGGCTCAAGGAGGCGGGGCAGCGGCATTGTCCAAAAGCAGTGAGAAGTTATCAGGCAAAGAAGATGAGAATTTCGTTGATTTAGTAGGAATTGGCTCCACAGCGAATGAATATGAGACCGAGCCTACCGCTGCAATGTCAAATTCCACCGCTGCTATCCGCAAGGACCCGGCAGTTGATACCGACAACAACAGCGCTGATTTCAAGATTGGAAAGCCTGAGCCGCACAACAGTTCCTATGAGGAAGGCGGGAATCAGCCGGAAGAAACGAAATGCAAGACACCTGTTGCAACACCGGCTGCCGGACAGGTACTGAAAGGAACGCAGGTTACATTTTCTACGGCAACATCAGATGCTGTAATAGAGTACAATACGGAGTCTAATGATGCCGAAGAATGGATCGTATATTCAAATGCTGACAAGCTGCTGATTGAAGAACCGGTCACATATTATGTGCGCGCAGTAAAAGAAGGGCTGGAAGACAGTGAAATAGCTGAGTTTTCCTATACAATCCGTGAAGCCGGCAAAGTGATGACGATTAAAGATGTGCTGGCATTGGGACAGAACACAAAAGATGTGACTGTTACAGGGGAACTGTCATATCTGGCCACTACATATGGAAATCCGGTGCTCCAGTCCGAGATCGATGGCAGCCAGTACAGCATTTATATCTATGGAGCAGCGCCGGATGACGCCAGGATAGGTGATATCCTGGAAATCACGGGAGATTTCCAGATCCGCTATGGTATGCCCCAAATAACATCTACGAAAGATAAAGCAAAAGTCGCTGTCAAGCAGGATGAGGCGACGATACCGCCTGTGACGTATACCATCAGTCAGATAAAAGCCTTGGCTGGTACCGCTGATATAGAGAAAAGCGGACTTATTAACAGAGTTGTACTGATAGAGGATGTGAAACTTGGCAAGCTTAATACATCAGGCAGTACGCCTGTATCTGATGCAACAGGCACGATTAATATTTATCAGGCAGCTCCATATCCGGAAGGCGTCGAAGAAGGAGAGACAGTAGATCTGACTGCCATGATCGGCAGATATAATCAGACGATTCAGCTATACACCGGTACAGAAGAAAAAAATGGTTTTCCTGTTTATTATGTAAAAAATGACACCAAACCGCCAGTTATTACCTTAGGAACCTATATTGATGCAAGACCGGATCAGGAATATCCAATATCCGTCCAGGTCAGGGACAATGTGGGCGTGGCCAGTGTGGAGGTCCTTTTCGGTTCATCAGAGGCTATGCAAGACAAGTCACTGTCCATGACATTTAATCAGGATACGAATAACTATGAGGCTGTTATTCCGGCAGAAAACTTTGCGAAAGGGCAGCAGGCCTTATATATAAAATTCAAAGCGAAAGATAAAACCGGTCTCGAATCAGTAAGTGGGATCGTTACGATCGCTATCAATGACAAACCACAGGTACTGGCGGTTACTCCTGAGAGAAATAAAGCCACAGGAGATGTGAAAGCGCCTGAGATTTCTATCAAGCTGGCGAATAGCGGAAATAACCCATCGGTAAGTCTCACGCTCAGTAAGGCAGACGGCACTGCTGTTTATACAAACCAGTCTATGAATCTAAAAGAGACTGCCGCTGACGGCACAACCTATGCTTTTTCGCCCAAGGTGCTGGAAGACGGCACTTACAACGCGCAGGTGACGGTCGTTCGGGAAGATAAAGTGTCTTTTACCGAGAGTTGGAAATTTACAATTGGCAAGTCTGTCTTCACGGCGTATTTCGGACAGCTCCATGGGCATACGAACTATTCGGATGGTTCCGGATCTGTGGGAGATGGTCTTAATTATCTTGCAAGTATACCGGAAGAAGACAATGTACAATTTGTATCCTTTACAGATCATTCCAACTATTTTGATACAAAAGATGCAGCTAATCCAAAAGAGGCGCTGAATGACCCGTCTCTTATGACATCTGAGAGCAGGGCAATATGGGAGGAATACAGAGAGCAGACGAGAGCGTTTAATGAAACCAGTACCAGAAAGGCGTTATCCGGTTTTGAGATGACCTGGTCCGGCGGTCCCGGTCACATCAATACATTTGGCTCAGCAGGACTGGTCAGCCGCAACAATACCACGCTCAATGACAAGAAAAATGATGCAGGCTTAAAGGCGTATTATGACATTCTGACTGCTGATTCAGATCCGTTGGCGAATCTTTCACAGTTCAACCACCCGGGTAAGACGTTTGGTACATTTTCAGACTTTGCATATTATACACCTGCAAGGGATTCCAAAATGGTCTTAGTAGAAGTAGGTAATGGCGAAGGCTCCATCGGTTCAGGCGGATATTTCCCAAGTTACAATGAATATACGAAGGCACTGGATAAGGGCTGGCATTTGGCGCCTTCCAATAATCAGGATAATCATAAAGGGCGTTGGGGTAATGCGAATACAGCCAGGACAGTCGTCATCACAGATGATTTATCGGAGACAGGAATTTTAAGTGCGCTGAAAGACATGCATGTATATGCGACAGAAGATAAAAACTTGAATATCATGTATACGTTAAATGATCAGCTTATGGGAAGTATCCTGGATGTATCAGAAGATGTGAAAACGCTGAATATTTCCGTAAGCGTAGATGACCCGGATCCGTCTGATGTCATCAAAAGTGTTGAAGTAGTGACAAATGGCGGCGCAATAGCAGGAAAAAAGGAAGGCACTGGAAATAGCGGAGAGTTCACCTTTGAGCTTCCTGCGAAGAAAGGATATTATTACATACGTGTTACTCAGGCGGATAAAAATATCGCCGTAACGGCTCCTGTGTGGTATGGTTCAGCTGCAAAAGCAGGTATATCTTCCTTTACTTGTGATACAGACGTACCAGTGACAGGCGAACCGGTGAAGTTTACAGTCACAGCGTTCAATAATGAAGAATCAGATGCCACGCTTACAAAGCTGACTTTCAAAACTGGTGATAAGGTTCTTGAAAGTGAAGATCTGAACGTGAATTTAAAATCATTAGGAACTTACACTGTAAACAAAGCGTTTATACTTGATAAGGTAGGCGTAAATGAAATAGAAGTTACTGCCCAAATGGAACTGGAAGGAGATCGTAAGATATTCAGCTTTAGACTGGAAATCGATGTACGTGACAGTTCGAAGATGAAATATTTCGGGATAGATGCCAGCCATTATAATGAATATGTGAATGGAAACTATAAGGACAGTATGGGAAATTTCACTGCCTTAGCAGGAGATTACAATATCAGGATGGTCACACTTTACACAGGCGAGGAACTGATCGCCGCTTTAAAGGACGACAAATATGTTGGAATCTTGTTAAATGCGCCTTCCAGACGCGATGGTACGAAGCTGCGGGAGGATTATAAGAACTACACAGAGGAAGAACTTAATGCTATGAGAGCTTTTGCTAAAAAGGGCGGCAAGACAATTATGGTCTGTGCCTGGAGCGATACCTATGAGGCATATGATGGTTTCAAAGGTGATCCGTCCAAGGCAGAGGATCATATGTCGGCTCAGCAGAACAAGATCTTAGAAGCTCTTGGAAGTGCATTCCGATTTGCAGATGATGAGTTACAGAGCGATAGCAGTAATGACGGCAGAGTGATTGGCATCCTGAGCACCGATTATAATCAGCTGAACCCATATATGACCGGAGTGGAGGCAGGCCTTAAATTCAACACGTATGGCAATGCGGACATTTATGCAGTGGATGAAAGCGGAAAGCCAGTCCGTGACAGCTCCATGCTCCCATCAGGAGCGGCACCTCTGGTATATGCGCCGGCAGATACGAAGAGTCTGGATAAAGACGGAGTAGGATTATCAGGAGACGCATTGGCGAAATTAGATGGACGTTTTGTATTGGCAGCTACTCAGGAGCTTAATTTTAGCGATGGCGAATCATCTACGCTATATTTATCAGGATGTTCGACGATGAGTGATTTCCAGCTGACATTTGACAGTGCGGCCACCAATGATTACAGCAACTACCAGATTATGGCGAATCTATTAGAAAAGACGAATCAATTGCAGATCACGCCTATAAAGGAAGTGCAGGCGGCCGGTGAGGGCGAGCGTTTTATTATCGAAGGCATAGCTACGTCTAACGCCTCTGGATATGATAAAGAGACTGCTTTCTTTGATAGTATCTATATGCAGGATCATACTGGCGGAATTAATTTATTCCCTGTATCCGGAGATATCAGAGCAGGTCAGACCATCAGGGTATTTGGAAAAACTTCTTCTTATCAGGGAGAGAGGCAGCTGGCAGTAGAAAAGATTATGGTAATTGATCCGAATATAACGGAGCTGCCAAAGCCTGTAAAAGAAACTACGAAAGAAGCATATGAGGGCAAAAACCTCGGCAGTTTAGTCATGGTAAGCGGCAAGGTTATTTCTATAGATGCGCCGAATAATCTGGTAGAAACGATTATGCTGCAGGATGAGTCAGGTAAGCCCGCAAGAATATTTATTGACGGTTATATTACGAAGGATAAGGTGATAAAGGATTTGAAAATCGGTGCATATATGTCGGCAGTAGGACTTTCATCCAGAACTGTCATAGGCGATTCTGAGGATTCTGTGTCTCGTATACGAGTTCGTGACAGAGATGATGTGAAACTTGCTGAAGAACCCGAAAATCCAGAAAACCCCGAAAATCCTGAAAAACCAGAGCGCCCCAGTGACTCGGACAGAGATAGAGATTACGGAACGGTTACTTCCAATGTAGATTGGAAACAGAATGCCAGAGGCTGGCAGGCTCTCAAGAAAAATGGAACATTTGCGAAAAATGAATGGTATCAGTGTTCCTATAATGGCCGATTGTCGTGGTACCGCTTTGACACAGAAGGTTATATGATTTCAGGCTGGTATCTGGATGCGGATGGAAGCTGGTATTACATGAGTGAAAATCATGATGGCACATTTGGCGCTATGGTTAAGGGCTGGAGATGGATTAACGGAAAATGTTACTACTTCAATCCGGATAATCAGGCAACGCAATACAAATATGGCGCTATGCTTAAAAATACCACTACCCCAGATGGTTACACTGTAAACGCAAATGGAGAGTGGATAGTGGCTGGAGTCGTGCAAATCAGGTAG
- a CDS encoding ROK family protein yields MKQYLAIDIGGTYIKYSLMDPEYQIIHEGSTPTEKQPAEFLQQFMGIVGTYVDQISGVAICMGGFIHPVTGKNTDFSVGANFRAYCLKEEINRNYPIPVVLENDSNCAALGEMVRGAGRGFRDICIVTLGTGIGGAIIINRDLYRGSHFKSGEVGFTRVGLRDVDGKPAAEGAGATSLLVRKVSEILGRDVDGAYIFSHLDQPDIDRVYREWLYKGAMVIGNFAVTVDPEILLIGGGISENKIFIRDMKEAVYTLYPHLEPYTAIEACEQGNMAGRMGALYLLLQSVEGGVLL; encoded by the coding sequence ATGAAACAATACCTGGCAATTGATATAGGAGGTACTTACATAAAGTACAGCCTTATGGATCCGGAATACCAGATTATTCATGAAGGAAGTACACCTACGGAAAAACAGCCGGCCGAGTTTCTCCAGCAGTTCATGGGGATCGTGGGAACCTATGTGGATCAGATAAGCGGCGTTGCAATCTGTATGGGCGGATTTATCCATCCGGTAACAGGAAAAAATACGGATTTCAGTGTTGGGGCTAATTTCAGGGCGTATTGTTTAAAAGAAGAGATTAACAGGAACTATCCGATTCCCGTTGTGCTTGAAAATGACAGTAATTGTGCCGCACTGGGAGAAATGGTACGGGGAGCGGGAAGGGGGTTCCGGGATATTTGCATAGTCACCCTTGGAACCGGGATTGGCGGTGCCATCATCATAAACCGGGATTTATACCGGGGCAGCCACTTTAAATCCGGTGAGGTGGGATTTACCAGGGTCGGCCTGCGGGATGTGGATGGAAAGCCGGCTGCAGAAGGAGCAGGAGCGACCTCTCTTCTGGTCAGAAAGGTATCGGAGATCCTTGGCAGGGATGTGGATGGAGCGTATATATTCAGCCATCTGGATCAGCCGGACATTGACCGGGTATATAGGGAATGGCTTTACAAGGGTGCAATGGTGATCGGTAACTTTGCTGTCACGGTGGATCCTGAGATACTGCTGATCGGCGGGGGAATCAGTGAAAATAAGATCTTTATAAGGGATATGAAAGAAGCGGTATATACCCTGTATCCCCACTTGGAACCATACACGGCCATCGAGGCCTGTGAGCAGGGAAATATGGCAGGGAGAATGGGAGCCCTGTATTTATTGCTGCAAAGCGTAGAAGGAGGCGTTCTGTTATGA
- a CDS encoding carbohydrate ABC transporter permease has product MGLFRQYGENQRYKSVLRNGAMTAILLLLAVLTLFPIYYMVISSFGPPNEIGAASYTLFPKYVTLDSYKFFFGFSKSSFRWIVNSMIVAGVVTLSNVVFAGMAGYAFAKVRFPGSKILFFLLLFAMMVPYQVTQVPLYILVANVLKLTDTYTALIVPSLVTFYNVFMAKQFFSSLPTSILEAARTEGCNQFQILIKIVIPISKTILSVMAIMTFMGSWNTFFWPFLICNNEQMQTIQVGLKNFSFANTTYFSPMMAGATISALPMFILFFTLQKYFLEGVTVGAVKG; this is encoded by the coding sequence ATGGGTTTATTCAGGCAATATGGGGAAAATCAAAGATATAAATCAGTGTTAAGAAACGGGGCTATGACAGCCATCCTGCTTTTATTGGCCGTCCTGACTCTGTTTCCGATTTATTACATGGTCATCTCATCCTTTGGACCGCCGAATGAGATTGGGGCAGCCAGTTATACTTTGTTCCCTAAATATGTAACATTGGATTCCTATAAATTCTTTTTTGGATTCAGCAAAAGCTCGTTCCGATGGATCGTAAATTCTATGATCGTTGCGGGCGTCGTCACATTAAGCAATGTGGTCTTTGCCGGAATGGCTGGATATGCATTTGCAAAAGTAAGGTTTCCGGGAAGTAAGATATTATTTTTCCTTCTGTTGTTTGCGATGATGGTGCCCTATCAGGTTACGCAGGTTCCATTGTACATACTGGTGGCCAATGTACTGAAGCTGACAGATACTTATACCGCATTGATCGTGCCGTCTCTGGTCACCTTCTACAACGTATTTATGGCGAAACAGTTCTTTTCTTCCCTTCCAACTTCTATTCTGGAAGCGGCAAGAACAGAAGGCTGCAACCAGTTTCAGATTCTGATAAAAATAGTCATACCTATTTCAAAAACAATATTATCCGTTATGGCGATCATGACCTTTATGGGCAGCTGGAATACCTTTTTCTGGCCGTTTCTGATATGCAACAATGAACAGATGCAGACCATTCAGGTCGGGCTTAAGAACTTCAGTTTTGCAAATACCACTTATTTTTCACCCATGATGGCAGGGGCAACGATTTCGGCATTGCCGATGTTTATTCTGTTCTTTACCTTGCAGAAATATTTTCTGGAAGGAGTAACGGTGGGCGCGGTGAAGGGATGA
- a CDS encoding ABC transporter substrate-binding protein, producing MKKRKLSVLLASAMIVSTLAGCGTTAKGTAVQQSNGKDIVKALLPPVSASYQDKLMEYAKEFNEANPDLELQITTASWEDITQKLDVQVNAGSPPDIAFIGSNGVTKYLDTEMLVDISKYADKGMIEDYNADIINYFKNGDGLYGFPAYVEVQAIGGNKAMLEEAGIDWKGIQENGWTYEEFREAIKKGVVKDGDSYSRYGFVFACSGVAAKDYFSIFVKNAGMPSAFNKDLKYTYTSSQLVPFLKDIRALIDDGSMPKELSSVDAGKRWNMFLTGQTMITGKGLSVFEKSATDNNKKLAANDGSAVEGSQEVEYIVLPVPTFQGNTQQAQGAVDGYVCFRGKDEPSQEHLKNVAKAAYFLASGKRAAETCQELYISPVCKSGEEEFAALPPMEGKNENNTKAVKNLATQVAEARPDIPADLGAKAIKIEEEVILPKFQGLLAGEITPEEMHEAIKKAAVEAFGEEGCVMD from the coding sequence ATGAAAAAAAGAAAACTATCCGTACTGTTGGCATCAGCCATGATCGTCAGTACACTGGCGGGCTGCGGAACTACCGCAAAGGGCACTGCGGTGCAGCAAAGCAATGGAAAAGACATTGTTAAGGCATTGCTTCCGCCTGTTTCTGCATCTTATCAGGATAAACTGATGGAATATGCAAAGGAATTTAACGAAGCCAATCCCGATCTGGAGCTGCAGATCACAACGGCAAGCTGGGAAGACATTACGCAAAAGCTGGATGTTCAGGTAAACGCAGGATCTCCGCCTGATATCGCATTTATCGGTTCTAATGGGGTCACGAAATATCTGGACACGGAAATGCTGGTGGACATTTCCAAATATGCAGATAAGGGTATGATAGAAGATTACAACGCGGACATTATAAACTATTTCAAAAATGGCGACGGGCTTTACGGGTTCCCTGCCTATGTGGAGGTACAGGCGATCGGCGGAAATAAAGCCATGCTGGAGGAAGCAGGAATTGACTGGAAGGGAATCCAGGAAAATGGCTGGACCTATGAAGAATTTAGGGAAGCCATCAAAAAGGGCGTTGTAAAGGACGGAGACAGCTATTCCCGGTACGGCTTTGTCTTTGCCTGCTCAGGCGTAGCGGCAAAGGATTATTTTTCGATTTTTGTAAAAAATGCAGGTATGCCTTCCGCCTTTAATAAGGATTTGAAGTATACATACACCAGCAGTCAGTTGGTTCCGTTCTTAAAAGACATCAGAGCCTTAATCGATGATGGCTCCATGCCGAAGGAACTAAGCTCCGTTGATGCGGGGAAACGATGGAACATGTTCTTAACCGGACAGACCATGATCACCGGCAAGGGACTGTCGGTTTTTGAAAAATCTGCTACCGATAATAATAAAAAGCTGGCTGCAAATGACGGAAGTGCAGTAGAAGGAAGCCAGGAGGTGGAATACATTGTATTGCCGGTTCCTACGTTCCAGGGTAATACCCAGCAGGCACAGGGAGCGGTAGATGGATATGTGTGTTTCCGTGGAAAGGATGAACCAAGTCAGGAGCATTTAAAGAACGTAGCAAAGGCTGCCTATTTCCTGGCAAGCGGAAAAAGAGCGGCAGAAACCTGTCAGGAACTTTATATCAGCCCCGTATGCAAGTCCGGAGAGGAAGAATTTGCAGCCCTTCCTCCTATGGAAGGCAAAAATGAGAATAATACAAAAGCAGTTAAAAATCTTGCCACCCAGGTTGCGGAAGCCAGACCTGACATTCCGGCTGATTTAGGGGCAAAGGCCATAAAAATTGAGGAAGAGGTTATTCTGCCAAAATTCCAGGGGTTATTAGCAGGAGAAATTACCCCGGAGGAGATGCACGAAGCCATTAAAAAGGCTGCAGTGGAGGCGTTTGGTGAGGAAGGCTGTGTCATGGATTAA